A window of Aquibium oceanicum genomic DNA:
ATGAAGCCACGTCCGCTCTCGCCGCACCTTTCGATCTACAAGCCGATCCCGACGATGATGATGTCGATCGTGCACCGCATTACTGGCGGCGCGCTCTATTTCGGCATGCTTATGGTCGCGTGGTGGCTGGTAGCCGCGTCGACATCGGAAGACGCTTTCGGCATCGCGCAGGGCGTCATGGGATCCTGGATCGGCATCCTCGTACTGATCGGCTTC
This region includes:
- the sdhC gene encoding succinate dehydrogenase, cytochrome b556 subunit, with protein sequence MSNSTATRPGMKPRPLSPHLSIYKPIPTMMMSIVHRITGGALYFGMLMVAWWLVAASTSEDAFGIAQGVMGSWIGILVLIGFTWALWHHLLGGMRHLLWDTGYAMDKHTATTLAWATLAGSLALTLLTWIAVFVMGA